From the Phoenix dactylifera cultivar Barhee BC4 chromosome 10, palm_55x_up_171113_PBpolish2nd_filt_p, whole genome shotgun sequence genome, one window contains:
- the LOC103719951 gene encoding zinc-finger homeodomain protein 8-like, with protein sequence MDLSVVLYGETGRSKVDRGREPRAADLGASGGGGGEKYRECMRNHAAAIGGQAYDGCGEFMPGGEEGTLEALKCAACGCHRNFHRRAGFSSGDPCGPLLLKAAPPPSGFPVFLPPPPHPMPLPFHAIRPPPPPPPPQPTACQVDRSRVGSETPPRPEEAAAASEGPRGAARKRYRTKFTQEQKEKMQAFAEKLGWRIQKHDVVALEEFCVEVGVKRHVLKVWMHNNKNHLSSSSSSSSVAVAVSAAAAPKPDATSAPPIRV encoded by the coding sequence ATGGATTTAAGCGTGGTGCTGTACGGGGAGACGGGGAGAAGTAAAGTGGATCGGGGAAGAGAGCCGAGGGCGGCGGATCTCGGCGCcagcggcggcggtggcggggAGAAGTATAGAGAGTGTATGAGGAACCACGCTGCGGCGATCGGCGGCCAGGCGTATGACGGGTGCGGGGAGTTCATGCccggaggggaggaggggacTCTAGAGGCGCTAAAATGCGCTGCGTGCGGCTGCCACCGGAACTTCCACCGGCGGGCTGGCTTCTCCTCTGGGGACCCTTGCGGCCCGCTCCTCCTCAAGGCGGCTCCGCCGCCGTCCGGGTTCCCTGTCTTCCTCCCGCCACCGCCGCACCCGATGCCGCTGCCCTTCCACGCGATCCgtcctcccccgccgccgccgccgccgcagcctACGGCCTGTCAGGTAGATCGGAGCAGAGTCGGGTCGGAGACGCCGCCCCggccggaggaggcggcggcggcgtcaGAGGGGCCGCGCGGAGCTGCTCGGAAGCGGTATCGGACCAAATTCACCCAAGAACAGAAGGAGAAGATGCAAGCGTTCGCGGAGAAGCTGGGGTGGCGGATCCAGAAGCACGACGTCGTCGCACTTGAGGAGTTCTGCGTCGAGGTCGGCGTAAAGCGTCACGTGCTCAAGGTGTGGATGCACAACAACAAgaatcacctctcctcctcctcctcctcctcctccgtcgccgtcgccgtctccgccgccgccgctcccAAACCCGACGCCACGTCCGCCCCTCCCATCCGCGTCTAA